The Vigna unguiculata cultivar IT97K-499-35 chromosome 6, ASM411807v1, whole genome shotgun sequence genome contains a region encoding:
- the LOC114189005 gene encoding berberine bridge enzyme-like 21, translating into MTMTMAKPCLGYLSFAVLLLAVLTLSVAEAADSAIHDTFLKCFAENTKIASAELTKIVFAQNNPSFATVLYNLARNKRYRTPLTSKPVLIVTPLKESHIQGAVLCAKTANVHIRTRSGGHDYEGVSYASKESFILLDMFNLREVTVDVKNEVAVVQAGATLGEVYYRIWEKSKVHGFPAGVCPTVGAGGHISGAGYGSMVRKYGLTIDNLVDAKIVDAKGNLLDKKGMGEDLFWAIRGGGGGSFGVIVSFTIKLVPVPEKVTVFRVEKTLETKVSAADLLVQWQKVAPTTDNRLFMRVLLQLANSEVQKGKLTGQASIVALFLGGADEVVSLMGKEFPLLGLTKENCSEVSWIQSVLWWNNGKSLENGDKPEILLNRNLNASSFMKRKSDYVEKAISKEGLETIFKTMIELKSIGLVFNPYGGKMDEISPDATPFPRRKGTLFKIQYSVSWDDPSPTAAQEFTGAAKQLHSVMTPYVSSNPRGAYLNYRDFDIGINNFGQNSFEEGKSYGTKFFGKNFDRLVNIKTKVDPDNFFRNEQSIPVRPSGE; encoded by the coding sequence ATGACAATGACAATGGCGAAACCTTGTTTGGGTTATCTTTCTTTTGCCGTTCTTCTTCTAGCTGTCCTCACTTTGTCGGTGGCAGAAGCCGCAGATTCTGCAATCCACGACACTTTCCTTAAATGCTTCGCAGAGAACACAAAAATCGCTTCAGCGGAACTCACGAAGATAGTCTTCGCCCAAAACAACCCCTCCTTCGCCACCGTCCTCTATAACTTAGCCAGGAACAAGCGTTACAGGACCCCACTGACGTCGAAGCCGGTACTCATAGTCACTCCTCTCAAAGAATCGCACATTCAGGGCGCTGTACTCTGCGCCAAAACCGCCAATGTTCATATCAGAACGCGAAGCGGTGGCCATGATTACGAGGGTGTCTCCTATGCCTCCAAGGAATCCTTTATCCTCCTCGACATGTTCAACCTTAGAGAAGTCACCGTGGACGTAAAAAATGAGGTTGCAGTGGTCCAAGCCGGTGCCACGTTGGGAGAGGTTTATTACAGGATCTGGGAGAAGAGTAAAGTTCATGGCTTCCCCGCGGGGGTGTGTCCCACAGTTGGTGCCGGCGGACATATAAGCGGAGCAGGATACGGTAGCATGGTGAGAAAATACGGTTTAACCATTGACAATTTGGTTGACGCGAAAATTGTTGATGCGAAAGGAAATCTTCTGGATAAAAAAGGCATGGGGGAGGATCTCTTCTGGGCAATCAGAGGAGGTGGAGGAGGGAGTTTTGGTGTGATAGTGTCGTTTACGATAAAGCTAGTTCCCGTGCCTGAAAAGGTTACCGTTTTCCGCGTTGAGAAGACTCTGGAAACGAAAGTGAGTGCCGCTGACCTTCTGGTGCAGTGGCAGAAGGTGGCGCCGACCACTGACAACAGGCTTTTCATGAGGGTGTTATTGCAGCTAGCGAATTCAGAGGTTCAGAAGGGAAAGCTGACTGGCCAAGCCTCGATCGTGGCCTTGTTTCTGGGAGGGGCTGATGAGGTTGTGTCTCTTATGGGGAAGGAATTTCCGCTTCTTGGATTGACGAAGGAGAATTGCAGTGAGGTGAGTTGGATTCAGTCTGTTCTGTGGTGGAACAATGGTAAGAGTTTGGAAAACGGTGACAAACCTGAGATCCTACTGAATCGGAATCTGAACGCTTCGAgttttatgaaaagaaaatccGATTATGTGGAGAAAGCAATTTCAAAAGAAGGGTTGGAGACGATATTCAAGACGATGATTGAGTTGAAGAGCATAGGGCTTGTTTTCAACCCTTATGGAGGGAAAATGGATGAGATTTCTCCTGATGCAACGCCTTTTCCTCGGCGTAAGGGGACCCTCTTCAAGATTCAGTATTCTGTGAGCTGGGACGATCCTTCGCCTACTGCGGCTCAGGAATTCACTGGTGCTGCTAAGCAGCTGCACAGTGTGATGACCCCTTATGTGTCTAGTAATCCCAGAGGTGCTTATTTGAATTATAGAGACTTTGATATCGGGATCAACAACTTTGGTCAGAATAGCTTTGAAGAAGGGAAGTCTTATGGGACCAAGTTCTTCGGCAAGAACTTTGATAGGCTGGTGAATATCAAGACCAAGGTTGATCCTGATAACTTTTTCAGGAATGAGCAGAGTATTCCAGTACGTCCCTCCGGAGAATAA
- the LOC114188564 gene encoding glycine-rich protein 23-like, producing MIMQILFLMIIVIIAMLITLPIYALAFSAVPYSAFLGETGFCTEVVRQKTGFCGGVVGGGGGGSVGVGGGGNIGGDGNVGAGGRGSIGGGIGGGGAGGSSNVGGGGNIGGGSGRGGNVGVGGTGSVGAGGGVGVGGGAAGDGNVGGGGGGSVGAGGGGVSGGGNIGSGVAAGGNVGAGGSGSIGGVGGGGGSNVG from the exons ATGATTATGCAAATACTATTTCTCATGATCATTGTCATTATCGCCATGCTCATAACATTGCCTATATATGCTCTGGCATTTTCTGCAGTGCCATATTCGGCTTTTTT GGGGGAGACCGGCTTCTGCACTGAAGTCGTCAGGCAGAAGACCGGTTTCTGTGGTGGTGTAGTTGGTGGTGGAGGAGGTGGAAGTGTTGGTGTAGGTGGAGGAGGTAACATAGGTGGTGATGGGAATGTTGGTGCAGGTGGAAGAGGTAGCATAGGTGGTGGTATAGGAGGCGGAGGTGCAGGTGGAAGCAGTAATGTTGGAGGAGGAGGCAACATAGGTGGTGGTTCAGGAAGAGGTGGAAATGTTGGTGTAGGTGGAACAGGTAGCGTAGGTGCAGGAGGTGGGGtaggtgttggtggtggtgcaGCTGGAGATGGAAATGTTGGTGGAGGTGGAGGAGGAAGTGTAGGTGCGGGAGGTGGTGGAGTAAGTGGAGGAGGTAATATAGGCAGTGGTGTGGCTGCTGGTGGAAATGTTGGTGCTGGTGGAAGTGGTAGCATAGGTGGTGTTGGTGGAGGTGGAGGCAGTAATGTTGGGTAG
- the LOC114189122 gene encoding berberine bridge enzyme-like 21, whose product MTITVGNCFGSYVLLLTVITLSVIEAADPAVHDTFLKCLTENTKTASGELSKIVFAQNNPSFTTVLQKFARNKRFVTAMTPKPVLIFTPLEESHVQGAVICAKTAKLEIRIRSGGHDYAGISYVSKQTFMVLDMSKLNAITIDVKNEVAVVQPGATTGELYYRIWEKSKVHGFSSAVCPTVGLGGHISGGGYGNMLRSFGLTVDNVIDAKIVDVKGNLLDKKGMGEDLFWAIRGGGGASFGVVVSFTIKLLPVPEKVTIFRSERSWDSKTADFVLGWQKVASVTDKRLFMRLMLLPEQKTLKATIVALFLGGADEVVSLLGKEFPLLELKKENCSEVSWIESVMWWNDPKSLENGDKPETLLDRKPNTGIFLKRKSDFVEKGISKEGWETIFKSVVELGETGIHFNPYGGKMDEIAPDATPFPHRKGNMFKLQYNVNWVDPSIDADKNYTKQAKKLFNVMTPYVSKNPRRAFFCYRDINTGVNTFGQNSYKEGEVYGTKYFGSNFERLVKVKTAVDPQNFFRNEQSIPVLNANVSMHSLYISYHV is encoded by the coding sequence ATGACAATTACAGTGGGAAATTGTTTTGGTAGTTATGTTCTTCTTCTAACTGTCATCACTTTGTCGGTGATAGAAGCAGCAGATCCTGCAGTTCACGACACTTTCCTCAAATGCCTCACAGAGAACACAAAAACCGCTTCAGGGGAACTCTCCAAGATAGTCTTCGCCCAAAACAACCCCTCCTTCACCACCGTCCTCCAAAAGTTCGCTCGAAACAAGCGTTTCGTGACGGCCATGACGCCAAAGCCAGTACTCATCTTCACTCCCCTCGAAGAATCACACGTGCAGGGCGCCGTAATCTGCGCCAAAACCGCCAAACTTGAAATAAGAATCCGAAGCGGTGGCCATGATTACGCGGGTATTTCCTACGTCTCCAAGCAAACCTTTATGGTCCTCGACATGTCCAAGCTTAACGCGATCACCATCGACGTTAAAAATGAGGTTGCAGTGGTCCAACCCGGAGCCACCACGGGAGAACTTTATTATAGGATCTGGGAGAAGAGTAAAGTTCATGGCTTCTCCTCGGCGGTGTGTCCCACTGTTGGGCTCGGTGGGCATATCAGCGGAGGAGGGTACGGTAACATGTTGAGAAGTTTTGGTTTAACAGTGGACAATGTGATTGACGCGAAAATTGTTGATGTGAAAGGAAATCTTCTTGATAAAAAAGGCATGGGAGAAGATCTGTTCTGGGCGATTAGAGGAGGCGGAGGAGCGAGTTTTGGAGTGGTAGTGTCGTTTACCATTAAGCTTCTTCCTGTGCCTGAAAAGGTTACAATTTTTCGCAGTGAGAGGAGTTGGGATAGTAAGACCGCTGACTTTGTGTTGGGGTGGCAGAAGGTTGCATCAGTGACCGACAAGAGACTTTTCATGAGGTTAATGTTGCTGCCAGAACAGAAAACCTTAAAAGCCACTATTGTGGCTTTGTTTCTGGGAGGGGCTGATGAGGTTGTGTCGCTTTTGGGGAAGGAGTTTCCCCTTCTGGAGTTGAAGAAGGAGAATTGCAGTGAGGTGAGTTGGATAGAATCTGTTATGTGGTGGAACGATCCCAAGAGTTTAGAAAATGGTGACAAACCTGAGACCCTATTGGATCGGAAACCGAACACCGGTATTTTCCTGAAaagaaaatctgattttgttgaGAAGGGTATTTCAAAAGAGGGTTGGGAAACGATATTCAAGAGCGTAGTTGAGTTAGGGGAAACGGGGATTCATTTCAACCCTTACGGAGGGAAAATGGACGAGATTGCTCCTGATGCGACGCCGTTTCCTCACCGTAAGGGGAACATGTTCAAGCTTCAGTACAATGTGAACTGGGTTGATCCTTCGATTGACGCTGATAAGAATTACACGAAACAGGCTAAGAAGCTGTTCAATGTGATGACACCCTATGTTTCAAAGAATCCCAGACGAGCCTTCTTCTGCTACAGGGACATTAATACAGGAGTGAACACCTTTGGTCAAAATAGTTACAAGGAAGGAGAGGTTTATGGGACCAAGTACTTCGGTTCTAATTTTGAGAGGCTCGTTAAGGTTAAGACTGCGGTTGATCCTCAAAACTTCTTCAGGAATGAACAGAGCATCCCTGTGCTTAATGCCAATGTATCCATGCACTCCTTGTATATATCTTATCAcgtataa
- the LOC114188565 gene encoding berberine bridge enzyme-like 21 has translation MEKPSPLAISMASMLPFVIVLLLSHASCASLTDSVYGAFVDCLRNNIHSTNISGIVFAQTNASYTSLLRAYIRNARLNTSSTPKPLIIVTPLQEYHVQTAVICAKSIDIQLKTRSGGHDFEGLSYISDEPFIMLDMFNFRNITVDVEKGVAVVQAGATLGEVYYRIWEESDVHGFPAGVCPTVGVGGHFSGGGYGNMMRKYGLSIDHIIDAQIVDVKGRILNKESMGEELFWAIRGGGGASFGVILSYTIKLVPVPEVVTVFRVEKTLDQNATDLVVQWQQVAPHTDERLFMRLELQPVNSNVGGRHRTIRAQVVTLFLGGADELVSLLDKEFSSLGLNRENCIEMSWIESALWWASFRNGTHPNALLNRKLNSAKFLRRKSDYVTTPISKDELEWVWKRMIELGETSIVFNPYGGRMNEISADATAFPHRAGNLFKIEYSVNWNEPGYASDKNFTTQIRRLHSYMTPFVSKNPRRAFLNYRDLDIGINHHDNNSYREGEVYGIKYFHNNFYRLVKIKTEIDPENYFRNEQSIPKL, from the coding sequence ATGGAAAAGCCAAGTCCTTTGGCTATTTCCATGGCTTCCATGCTTCCTTTTGTTATTGTTCTTTTGCTTTCACACGCCTCGTGTGCTTCCCTGACAGACTCAGTATATGGAGCTTTTGTTGATTGTCTAAGAAACAATATTCACTCTACCAACATCTCTGGTATAGTGTTTGCTCAAACCAACGCATCATATACTTCCCTTCTCCGTGCATACATTCGTAACGCCCGGTTGAACACCAGCTCTACACCAAAACCCTTAATCATTGTCACACCATTGCAAGAATACCATGTCCAAACAGCAGTGATTTGTGCCAAAAGCATCGATATTCAACTCAAGACAAGAAGCGGTGGCCATGACTTTGAGGGTCTCTCATACATCTCCGACGAACCTTTCATCATGCTTGACATGTTCAACTTCCGCAACATCACAGTGGATGTGGAAAAAGGTGTTGCTGTGGTCCAAGCCGGTGCCACGCTTGGAGAAGTTTATTATAGGATATGGGAGGAGAGTGATGTTCATGGCTTTCCTGCAGGTGTTTGTCCCACGGTTGGTGTTGGTGGTCATTTTAGTGGAGGAGGGTATGGCAACATGATGAGAAAATATGGGTTATCTATCGATCACATCATCGATGCTCAGATTGTTGATGTCAAAGGTAGGATTCTCAACAAGGAGTCTATGGGGGAAGAACTATTCTGGGCCATTAGAGGAGGTGGAGGAGCAAGTTTTGGAGTCATATTATCATACACTATTAAATTGGTTCCTGTGCCAGAAGTTGTTACTGTTTTTCGAGTTGAGAAAACTTTGGACCAAAATGCCACTGATCTTGTTGTCCAGTGGCAACAGGTTGCACCACACACGGACGAAAGGCTTTTCATGAGACTGGAGTTGCAGCCTGTGAATTCCAACGTTGGAGGGAGGCACAGAACTATTAGAGCTCAGGTTGTGACTTTGTTTCTAGGAGGAGCAGATGAGCTTGTGTCGCTTTTGGACAAGGAATTTTCAAGTTTGGGTCTAAACAGAGAGAATTGCATCGAAATGAGTTGGATTGAATCTGCACTTTGGTGGGCTAGTTTTCGAAATGGTACCCACCCAAATGCTCTACTTAACAGAAAGCTCAACTCAGCAAAGTTCCTCAGAAGAAAATCTGATTATGTGACGACTCCAATTTCCAAAGATGAGTTAGAATGGGTATGGAAAAGGATGATTGAATTGGGAGAAACAAGTATAGTTTTCAACCCATATGGTGGAAGAATGAATGAGATTTCAGCAGATGCTACAGCATTTCCTCACCGTGCAGGAAATCTGTTCAAAATTGAATATTCTGTTAATTGGAATGAACCGGGATACGCTTCAGACAAGAACTTCACAACACAGATTAGAAGGTTACACAGTTATATGACCCCCTTTGTGTCCAAAAATCCAAGGAGAGCTTTTCTGAACTACAGGGACCTTGACATTGGTATCAATCATCATGATAACAATAGTTACCGCGAAGGAGAGGTTTATGGTATTAAGTATTTCCATAACAACTTCTATAGATTGGTGAAGATTAAAACTGAGATTGACCCCGAAAACTATTTCAGAAATGAACAGAGTATCCCTAAATTATGA
- the LOC114186616 gene encoding berberine bridge enzyme-like 21 encodes MAKTCLVYLSAAFLLLTLSTSLAAPSSNPSLYDNFLRCLTQQTKSSTSLSNIVIAQNNPAFPTVLQNYIRNARFNNSQTLKPLLIVTPLQESHVQGAVICAKAANVQLKIRSGGHDYQGISYISDKPFIILDMFNLRAIKVDIANQVAVVQVGTTLGELYYGIWKNSKVHGFPAGVCPTVGVGGTVSGGGYGNMLRKYGLSVDNIIDAQIVDVKGNLLNRKSMGEDLFWAIRGGGGASFGVVVSYTAKLVPVPETVTVFRVAKTLETNVTSTDLVVQWQQVAPTTDDRLFMRLLLQPVSSDVVKGAKTVRATVVALFLGGADEVVSILGKEFPLLGLKKEDCMEVRWIDSVLWWDDDESLKNGEKPEALLNRDVNSASFLKRKSDYVEKAISREGLVSIFKKMIELGKVGLVFNPYGGKMGEIPSDATPFPHRKGNLFKIQYSVSWKDPSAGAAENFTNQAKMLYSYMTPFVSTNPRRAYLNYRDLDIGVNHFGKNSFEEGEVYGRKFFNQNFDRLVNIKTKVDPENFFRNEQSIPVHSTKP; translated from the coding sequence ATGGCGAAAACTTGTTTGGTTTATCTGAGTGCTGCTTTTCTTCTCCTAACGCTATCCACTTCGTTGGCAGCACCATCGTCAAACCCCTCACTCTATGACAATTTCCTTCGCTGCCtcacacaacaaacaaaatCCTCAACTTCACTCTCCAACATAGTCATCGCCCAAAACAACCCAGCCTTCCCCACCGTCCTCCAAAACTACATCCGAAACGCACGTTTCAACAACTCCCAAACACTAAAGCCGTTACTCATCGTCACTCCCCTCCAAGAATCGCACGTCCAGGGTGCTGTAATATGCGCCAAAGCCGCAAACGTTCAACTCAAAATCAGGAGTGGAGGCCATGATTACCAGGGTATCTCCTACATCTCCGACAAACCCTTTATCATTCTCGACATGTTCAATCTTCGTGCAATTAAGGTGGACATAGCAAACCAGGTCGCTGTGGTCCAAGTTGGCACCACGTTGGGAGAACTTTATTATGGGATCTGGAAGAATAGTAAAGTCCATGGCTTCCCTGCGGGGGTGTGTCCCACAGTTGGTGTCGGCGGCACTGTCAGTGGAGGAGGGTACGGTAACATGTTGAGAAAATATGGCTTATCTGTCGACAATATTATTGACGCTCAAATTGTGGATGTCAAAGGGAATCTTCTGAACAGAAAATCCATGGGGGAGGATCTGTTTTGGGCGATTAGAGGGGGTGGAGGAGCGAGTTTTGGTGTGGTGGTGTCGTATACGGCTAAGCTAGTTCCTGTGCCGGAAACTGTTACCGTTTTCCGCGTTGCGAAGACTTTGGAAACGAATGTGACTTCCACAGACCTTGTGGTGCAGTGGCAGCAGGTGGCTCCAACCACTGATGACCGGCTTTTCATGAGGCTCTTACTGCAGCCAGTGAGTTCCGATGTCGTGAAGGGAGCAAAGACGGTTAGAGCGACGGTTGTGGCTTTGTTCCTGGGAGGCGCGGATGAGGTTGTGTCGATTTTGGGGAAGGAGTTTCCGCTTCTTGGATTGAAGAAGGAGGATTGTATGGAGGTGAGATGGATTGATTCTGTTCTGTGGTGGGACGATGATGAGAGTTTGAAAAACGGTGAGAAACCTGAAGCCCTACTGAATCGGGATGTGAACTCTGCtagttttctgaaaagaaaatcCGACTATGTTGAGAAAGCGATTTCAAGAGAGGGGTTGGTGTCGATATTCAAGAAGATGATTGAGTTGGGGAAGGTGGGGCTTGTCTTCAACCCTTACGGAGGGAAAATGGGTGAGATTCCGTCTGATGCGACACCGTTTCCCCACCGTAAAGGGAACCTGTTCAAGATTCAGTATTCTGTGAGCTGGAAGGATCCTTCGGCCGGTGCGGCTGAGAATTTCACGAATCAGGCTAAGATGCTTTACAGTTACATGACCCCTTTTGTGTCTACGAATCCCCGAAGGGCTTATCTGAATTATAGAGACCTTGATATTGGAGTGAACCACTTTGGTAAGAATAGCTTTGAAGAAGGAGAGGTTTATGGGAGGAAGTTcttcaatcaaaattttgataggCTGGTGAACATTAAGACCAAAGTGGATCCTGAAAACTTTTTCAGGAATGAACAGAGTATTCCGGTACATTCAACCAAACCATAG